In Sphingobacterium zeae, one genomic interval encodes:
- a CDS encoding GIN domain-containing protein gives MKRILTIAFISFLYIAQAQERETRKITAPDGISSATSLRVDYIHSNRNEVVVEADNPEHLSLIETTVKNGTLYVQYKRNSSIRNAKNNRVTVYSSKIPTRFSASSSSSIYTDETIKANKISVDVSSSASVSLKKIVADDINLATSSSSKLTTEVSSKNLQVSASSSSRQNISGNASNLNLSTNSSASVDMSSFTATNAQIQANSSANVMLSVKENLKGKVSTSAKIVLKNQPKNVQVDKSTSGKVVM, from the coding sequence ATGAAAAGAATCTTAACTATTGCCTTTATTTCATTTCTATATATAGCTCAGGCACAAGAACGAGAAACACGCAAAATCACTGCTCCAGATGGCATTTCATCGGCAACTTCATTACGTGTAGATTATATTCACTCGAATCGCAACGAGGTTGTTGTTGAAGCGGATAATCCCGAACATTTATCCCTTATCGAAACGACTGTAAAAAACGGTACACTGTATGTACAGTATAAAAGAAACAGTTCAATCAGAAATGCGAAAAACAATCGCGTAACTGTCTACTCGAGCAAGATACCGACGCGTTTTTCGGCATCATCCAGCAGTTCGATCTATACGGATGAAACGATTAAGGCAAACAAAATTTCTGTAGACGTATCGTCTTCAGCCAGCGTATCTCTGAAGAAAATAGTGGCAGATGACATCAACCTTGCAACAAGTTCTTCGAGTAAATTAACAACCGAAGTGAGCAGTAAGAATTTGCAGGTTTCGGCAAGTAGTTCATCCAGGCAGAACATTTCAGGGAATGCTTCAAATTTAAATTTGAGCACCAACTCATCCGCATCGGTTGATATGAGTAGTTTTACAGCGACAAATGCTCAAATACAAGCAAATTCGTCTGCAAATGTTATGCTCAGCGTGAAAGAAAACTTAAAAGGAAAAGTTTCTACATCTGCGAAAATTGTATTAAAAAATCAACCCAAGAATGTCCAGGTTGACAAATCAACTAGCGGCAAAGTAGTGATGTAA
- a CDS encoding Hsp20/alpha crystallin family protein: MFKRDNYSSGYSNPDKFCGKHFKDRFEKFQQHFFDGEPMQSARRQQFFPVNIVENKEFFEVQLFAAGRKKEQFQVSIQEGVLKILCTANRQDNSIDYIYKEEAGLAFEREFQLNEQVLTDNVQASFEDGVLTVILPKDLEKVARPQEVVID; this comes from the coding sequence ATGTTTAAAAGAGATAATTACAGCAGCGGATATTCAAATCCTGATAAATTTTGTGGAAAGCATTTTAAGGACCGTTTTGAAAAATTTCAGCAGCATTTTTTTGATGGCGAACCCATGCAAAGCGCACGGAGACAGCAATTTTTTCCTGTAAATATTGTTGAGAATAAAGAATTTTTTGAAGTACAGCTTTTTGCTGCTGGTCGCAAGAAAGAACAATTCCAAGTCAGCATACAAGAAGGAGTGCTTAAAATTTTATGTACAGCGAATAGACAAGACAATTCCATAGATTATATTTACAAAGAGGAAGCTGGATTAGCATTTGAGCGTGAATTCCAATTAAATGAACAGGTGCTTACAGATAATGTACAGGCCAGTTTTGAGGATGGGGTGTTGACGGTCATTCTCCCAAAAGATCTTGAAAAGGTAGCGAGACCACAAGAGGTCGTTATTGATTAG
- a CDS encoding alpha/beta fold hydrolase — MNRVSSDFYVINTAENKYKISYNFYEPTDHPVLATILIIHGMQEHSGRYQELASYLTAQQFAVLTYDQLGHGLTASQPDLLGYFQKEKAKEQLIDDAITMSNFLRETYPQLPQFILGHSMGSFVTRCVLQKIGWQFKGAIIVGTGQRQKGSMAFRLLLTLLNSIAPKERSKLINRIFDKRNNARFKNEPNQNNSNWLSVRKTNRISFLEDPLCGGLFTNNGFHTVLDLSLQATAIEATKNIPKNLPIVFISGQDDTIGDFGIGVEKSAAQLRAQGQTDITLKLYAGMRHEILNEDCKMEVFQFISSWLHRHLL, encoded by the coding sequence ATGAATAGGGTATCGTCAGATTTTTATGTCATTAATACGGCAGAAAATAAGTATAAAATTTCTTATAACTTCTATGAACCTACAGATCATCCTGTATTGGCCACGATACTCATCATCCATGGTATGCAAGAGCATAGTGGTCGATATCAGGAACTGGCCAGTTATTTGACAGCGCAGCAATTCGCTGTTTTAACGTACGATCAATTGGGACACGGATTAACAGCTTCACAACCTGATCTTTTAGGCTATTTTCAAAAAGAAAAGGCTAAAGAACAACTTATTGATGACGCCATTACAATGAGTAACTTCTTACGTGAAACCTATCCGCAACTTCCTCAATTTATTTTAGGGCATTCCATGGGATCCTTTGTCACACGCTGTGTTTTGCAAAAAATTGGCTGGCAATTTAAGGGGGCCATTATCGTGGGGACAGGCCAACGTCAAAAAGGATCCATGGCCTTTCGCCTTTTACTCACTCTTCTCAATAGTATTGCCCCTAAAGAAAGAAGTAAATTGATCAATCGCATTTTTGACAAACGTAATAATGCTCGATTTAAGAACGAGCCTAACCAAAATAACAGCAATTGGTTAAGCGTAAGGAAGACAAACCGTATTTCATTTTTGGAAGATCCACTTTGTGGGGGATTGTTTACCAACAATGGGTTTCATACCGTATTAGACCTTTCTTTGCAAGCGACAGCTATCGAGGCTACCAAGAATATCCCAAAAAATCTACCAATTGTATTTATCAGCGGACAAGATGATACAATAGGAGATTTTGGAATAGGCGTTGAAAAAAGTGCGGCACAGTTAAGGGCACAGGGACAGACCGATATAACCCTTAAATTATATGCAGGCATGCGGCATGAAATTCTTAATGAAGACTGCAAAATGGAGGTATTCCAGTTCATCAGTAGCTGGCTTCATCGCCATTTACTTTAG
- the tenA gene encoding thiaminase II, translating into MNWTDHAWNAIKPIYSDILAMPFIVELSDGSLPLDKFQFYMQQDAFYLEEFGRVLAFIGAKSTDYQQALDYFEFGRNALLVERALHENYFRAFGLTSEDNSSKIEPTCHHYIHFLKSVSAFESIEVAMAATLPCFWIYKEVGDHIVSTANTQGNPYSKWIETYSGDDFAQGVIKAKNYVDKIAAETTATKREKMRQAFITASQLEYQFWLAAYTRRVW; encoded by the coding sequence ATGAACTGGACTGATCATGCCTGGAATGCTATAAAACCAATTTATTCAGATATACTTGCTATGCCATTTATCGTTGAGCTTAGTGATGGTAGTCTCCCCCTGGATAAATTTCAATTTTACATGCAGCAGGACGCTTTTTATTTGGAAGAGTTTGGTCGCGTGCTTGCTTTTATTGGTGCTAAAAGCACAGATTACCAACAGGCATTGGACTATTTCGAGTTTGGACGCAATGCACTTCTTGTTGAAAGAGCACTGCATGAAAATTACTTTCGAGCATTTGGTTTAACATCTGAAGACAACAGCAGCAAAATTGAGCCAACCTGCCATCACTATATCCATTTTCTCAAAAGCGTAAGTGCCTTTGAGAGCATTGAAGTCGCTATGGCGGCAACACTCCCTTGTTTTTGGATTTATAAGGAGGTTGGAGATCACATTGTGTCGACCGCAAATACGCAGGGAAATCCCTATTCCAAATGGATAGAAACGTATAGCGGTGACGATTTTGCGCAGGGAGTAATCAAGGCCAAAAATTACGTTGACAAAATTGCTGCGGAAACTACTGCAACAAAACGGGAGAAGATGCGACAAGCATTTATAACAGCTTCCCAATTAGAGTATCAATTCTGGTTAGCAGCCTATACAAGAAGGGTATGGTAA
- a CDS encoding family 43 glycosylhydrolase: MLFRYWIGGVAVLNLLSSCGSATGSVKPSGQITDATAQHKTYSNPVFEPILADPTVVRDPQRKMFYAYGTADNWGDGKGQRLVSILQSTDLAHWTWIGTAFSSKPSWKAEGGIWAPDVVRLNGKYILYYAYSTWGDPNPGIGVALAGRPEGPFIDQGKLFDSKEIDVPNSIDPYFFTENGRNYLFWGSFSDANTQGTYGVELDKNGTAVPDLNKKFKVAAGDFEAVVIHKRKGYYYFIGSKGSCCEGEKSSYHVLVGRSRDLKGPYVDQEGRNLTQRGSGTLLLKGNDQFVGTGHTSRIITDDKGKDWILYHGIDPKQPRVATGGNRRMLLLDQVVWDRDWPKIEGATSSVAPQPTPTFNTK; the protein is encoded by the coding sequence ATGTTGTTCAGATATTGGATCGGCGGAGTTGCCGTACTGAACCTGTTGAGCTCCTGTGGAAGCGCTACAGGTTCAGTGAAGCCGTCGGGACAAATAACAGATGCTACGGCTCAGCATAAAACCTATAGCAATCCGGTTTTTGAGCCCATACTTGCTGATCCTACAGTCGTTAGAGACCCACAGCGCAAAATGTTCTATGCATACGGGACAGCCGACAATTGGGGCGACGGAAAGGGACAACGTTTGGTGTCTATTCTACAATCCACCGATCTTGCTCATTGGACCTGGATTGGAACGGCTTTCAGCTCAAAACCGAGCTGGAAAGCCGAGGGGGGAATCTGGGCACCAGATGTGGTGAGGTTAAATGGTAAGTATATCTTATATTATGCTTATTCAACATGGGGAGACCCCAACCCCGGTATCGGTGTAGCCCTAGCAGGTAGACCGGAAGGCCCCTTTATCGACCAAGGTAAACTTTTTGATAGCAAGGAGATCGATGTGCCGAATTCAATAGACCCTTATTTTTTTACGGAAAATGGGCGTAATTATCTGTTCTGGGGCAGTTTTAGCGATGCGAATACGCAAGGGACTTATGGTGTTGAACTGGATAAAAATGGGACAGCGGTACCCGATTTAAATAAAAAATTTAAAGTTGCCGCAGGAGATTTTGAAGCCGTTGTGATTCATAAACGGAAAGGGTATTATTACTTTATCGGGTCCAAAGGCTCCTGTTGTGAAGGAGAAAAAAGCAGTTATCATGTTCTTGTGGGGCGCTCTCGTGATCTGAAAGGGCCCTATGTGGATCAAGAAGGCCGCAACCTTACACAGCGGGGGAGCGGAACGCTGTTGTTAAAAGGAAATGATCAATTTGTGGGGACAGGTCACACTTCGCGCATTATTACAGACGACAAAGGAAAAGATTGGATACTCTATCATGGTATTGATCCAAAGCAGCCTCGTGTCGCTACGGGGGGAAATCGCCGGATGCTATTGTTGGATCAGGTTGTTTGGGATAGGGACTGGCCCAAAATTGAAGGGGCAACCAGCAGTGTTGCGCCGCAACCGACACCAACGTTTAATACTAAATAG
- the katG gene encoding catalase/peroxidase HPI, with translation MDNNEKDISKCPFHNGTMRKSVAGGGTQNQDWWPNRLRVDLLRQHASKSNPMDEGFDYAEAFKQLDLEVVKKDLHALMTDSHDWWPADFGHYGPLFIRMAWHSAGTYRVSDGRGGAGSGQQRFAPLNSWPDNVSLDKARRLLWPIKQKYGKNISWADLMILTGNVALESMGFKTFGYSGGRVDSFEPELDVYWGSETTWLGGDIRYADGSEGVMKSHGVLSADDDADGKLHTRNLEKPLAAVQMGLIYVNPEGPDGNPDPIAAAKDIRDTFGRMAMNDEETVALIAGGHTFGKTHGAGPADNVGKEPEAADIEQQGLGWKSTYGSGVGADAITSGLEVIWTQKPTEWTNLFFKNLFENEWELTKSPAGAHQWVAKGADSTIPDPFDPSKKRRPTMLTTDLSLRFDPVYEKISRKFYEDQEAFADAFARAWFKLTHRDLGPRERYLGAEVPTEELLWQDPIPAVDHALVDSDDIRALKTTILNTGLSIAELVTTAWASASTFRGSDKRGGANGARIRLAPQRYWQVNNPTRLQKVLTALEQIQHDFNGKQQAGKKISLADLIVLGGVAAIEQAARSAGHDIEVPFLPGRMDASQEQTDVESVGYLEPIADGFRNYRKGAYTVSTESLLIDKAQSLTLSVPELTVLIGGMRVLQANFDGSQLGVMTDRPGQLTNDFFVNLLDMGTTWKAISQDREIFEGSDRKSGVKKWEAGRADLVFGSNAELRAVSEIYGSDDAKDKFVQDFVKAWTKVMELDRFDLHR, from the coding sequence ATGGACAACAACGAAAAAGACATTAGCAAATGCCCCTTTCACAATGGTACCATGCGCAAATCCGTCGCAGGAGGTGGAACTCAGAATCAAGATTGGTGGCCAAATAGACTACGTGTAGACCTGTTGAGACAGCATGCGAGCAAGTCAAATCCAATGGATGAAGGCTTTGATTATGCAGAAGCGTTTAAACAACTAGACTTGGAAGTTGTAAAAAAAGATTTACATGCATTGATGACTGATTCTCATGATTGGTGGCCGGCAGATTTTGGACATTATGGTCCATTATTCATCCGAATGGCATGGCATAGTGCAGGAACTTACCGGGTAAGCGACGGTCGGGGCGGCGCAGGATCTGGTCAACAGCGTTTTGCACCTCTAAATAGCTGGCCAGATAATGTGAGTCTAGATAAAGCGCGTCGCTTGTTGTGGCCTATCAAACAAAAATATGGTAAAAATATTTCTTGGGCAGATTTAATGATATTAACGGGTAATGTTGCCCTAGAGTCCATGGGCTTCAAAACTTTCGGTTATTCCGGTGGACGCGTCGATTCTTTTGAACCAGAACTGGATGTATATTGGGGGTCTGAAACCACATGGTTGGGCGGAGATATCCGCTATGCCGATGGTTCGGAAGGCGTAATGAAGTCACACGGTGTACTGTCGGCCGATGATGATGCAGACGGTAAATTACACACCCGCAATCTTGAAAAACCATTGGCAGCGGTACAAATGGGATTGATTTATGTGAACCCAGAAGGACCGGATGGAAATCCTGATCCGATTGCTGCAGCAAAAGATATACGGGATACTTTTGGTCGGATGGCTATGAATGATGAGGAAACTGTCGCTTTGATCGCTGGAGGACATACTTTTGGGAAAACTCACGGCGCGGGGCCTGCCGACAATGTTGGAAAAGAACCAGAAGCTGCTGATATAGAACAACAGGGCCTTGGTTGGAAAAGCACTTATGGCAGTGGAGTGGGAGCAGATGCTATTACCAGCGGACTGGAGGTTATTTGGACACAAAAGCCAACAGAGTGGACCAATCTCTTTTTTAAAAATCTGTTTGAGAATGAATGGGAATTAACAAAAAGTCCTGCAGGGGCACACCAATGGGTAGCTAAAGGTGCCGATTCGACTATTCCCGATCCTTTCGATCCAAGTAAAAAGCGGCGGCCAACGATGCTGACTACCGATTTGTCTTTACGTTTTGATCCAGTTTACGAAAAGATCTCGCGTAAATTTTATGAAGATCAAGAAGCATTTGCCGATGCATTTGCCCGGGCTTGGTTTAAATTAACACACCGTGATTTGGGACCGCGCGAACGTTATCTCGGTGCTGAGGTTCCGACTGAGGAATTATTGTGGCAAGATCCCATTCCGGCTGTTGATCATGCGCTCGTTGATTCGGATGATATTCGTGCGTTGAAAACGACGATATTGAATACTGGGCTCAGTATAGCTGAGCTTGTAACAACAGCTTGGGCTTCGGCATCTACCTTTCGCGGATCAGATAAGCGAGGCGGGGCAAATGGCGCTAGAATACGTCTGGCTCCACAGCGTTATTGGCAAGTTAATAATCCGACACGATTACAAAAAGTGCTTACTGCTCTCGAGCAAATTCAGCACGATTTTAATGGAAAACAACAAGCTGGAAAGAAAATCTCTTTGGCCGATTTAATTGTCTTAGGGGGAGTTGCAGCGATAGAACAGGCAGCTCGTTCGGCTGGACATGACATCGAAGTTCCATTCCTTCCCGGACGTATGGATGCATCTCAGGAACAAACTGATGTTGAATCTGTGGGATATCTCGAGCCAATTGCAGATGGATTCAGAAACTACCGTAAAGGCGCTTATACCGTATCTACCGAGTCCCTATTGATTGACAAAGCACAATCGCTTACACTCTCTGTACCGGAATTAACTGTGCTTATTGGCGGAATGCGGGTTCTTCAAGCGAACTTTGACGGTTCTCAACTGGGCGTAATGACAGATCGCCCGGGCCAATTGACCAACGACTTTTTTGTTAATCTATTGGATATGGGGACAACTTGGAAAGCCATCTCGCAGGATCGGGAGATTTTTGAAGGGTCAGATCGTAAATCCGGTGTTAAAAAATGGGAAGCGGGACGGGCAGACCTTGTTTTTGGATCGAATGCGGAGTTGAGAGCAGTTTCCGAAATATATGGAAGTGACGATGCGAAAGATAAATTCGTACAAGATTTCGTGAAGGCTTGGACTAAAGTGATGGAGTTAGATCGTTTTGATTTACATCGCTAA
- a CDS encoding RNA polymerase sigma factor — translation MAEKNSRSFTDTVKTYGSQLLRFVKGKVKKTEDAEDILQEVWYQFSRLTNMDELENAGAWLYAVTRNKITDSYRKKKSESLDDLIAGDDDSERSFPIRQFLLADDSNNPELKLFKDIFWDELMKALDELPEKQRRVFMLNELEDKTLQEIAVMENEHLKTIISRKGYAVKHLRVRLRSLYEELKF, via the coding sequence ATGGCAGAGAAAAATTCCAGATCATTTACGGATACCGTTAAGACTTATGGGAGTCAGCTGCTGCGTTTTGTTAAGGGTAAAGTAAAGAAAACTGAGGATGCAGAGGATATCTTACAGGAAGTTTGGTATCAATTCAGCCGTTTGACCAATATGGATGAACTGGAGAATGCTGGGGCCTGGCTTTATGCCGTTACACGCAATAAAATTACCGACAGCTATCGAAAAAAGAAAAGTGAATCACTTGATGATCTGATCGCAGGCGACGATGATAGTGAGCGTTCATTTCCTATCCGTCAGTTTCTTTTGGCTGATGACTCCAACAATCCCGAGCTAAAATTATTTAAGGATATTTTTTGGGACGAACTGATGAAAGCATTGGACGAATTGCCAGAAAAACAAAGACGGGTTTTTATGTTGAATGAATTGGAAGACAAAACGCTTCAAGAAATTGCCGTGATGGAAAATGAGCATTTAAAGACCATCATTAGCCGCAAAGGGTATGCAGTGAAGCATCTAAGAGTACGGTTGCGGAGTTTGTATGAAGAATTAAAATTTTAA
- a CDS encoding acyltransferase family protein — protein MIHQTKKHFELLDAMRGVAAIAVVLFHFMEIAQPDYRNSFIPHSYLAVDFFFCLSGFVIAYAYDQKLATIGLKRFFLLRLLRLHPLVIIGTLIGLFAFIYDPFSSLAGSFSVLQKMGMFISGITLIPYPVVPERYFNLFHLNPPTWSLFWEYIANIAYALVLVRIPKKFLWGIVLLGAAALCAESFRSGYLAVGFGADNFWAGGIRLWFSFSMGLLIFRSNWAISNKLPFFSVLGLLAAVFFIPFSEAYGKYIDPIVVIFYFPLLLLLGIGGQPVFGGVKKLYKFLGDISYPLYIIHYPFIWIFMSYVELNHPSNKQMAVIIVIGMLLLIFLSLLVFNYLDEPIRKYYSRKLK, from the coding sequence ATGATACATCAAACGAAGAAACATTTTGAACTTCTTGACGCCATGCGTGGGGTAGCCGCAATCGCAGTCGTCCTGTTTCACTTTATGGAAATTGCACAACCGGATTATCGCAATAGTTTTATTCCACATAGCTATTTAGCCGTTGATTTTTTCTTTTGTTTATCGGGTTTTGTCATTGCCTATGCCTACGATCAGAAGCTGGCCACAATCGGTCTAAAACGATTCTTTCTCTTGCGTTTGCTGCGATTGCACCCATTGGTTATCATCGGTACGTTGATTGGTTTATTCGCATTTATTTACGATCCATTCAGCAGTTTGGCTGGCTCATTTTCTGTTTTGCAAAAGATGGGGATGTTTATTAGTGGGATAACGTTGATTCCATACCCGGTTGTACCAGAACGCTATTTTAATCTTTTTCATTTAAACCCACCTACATGGTCGCTATTTTGGGAGTATATCGCCAATATAGCCTATGCTTTGGTACTGGTACGGATTCCAAAAAAGTTTCTTTGGGGGATAGTGCTCCTTGGTGCAGCAGCGCTATGTGCCGAATCATTTCGTTCGGGCTATTTAGCTGTCGGTTTTGGAGCAGACAACTTTTGGGCTGGTGGAATTCGTTTATGGTTTTCGTTTTCAATGGGACTACTTATTTTTAGATCGAACTGGGCCATTTCCAACAAGCTTCCTTTTTTCAGTGTTCTAGGTCTACTTGCCGCCGTATTTTTTATTCCATTTTCTGAAGCTTATGGTAAATACATTGATCCTATTGTCGTTATCTTCTATTTTCCTTTATTACTCTTACTGGGGATAGGAGGGCAGCCTGTGTTTGGAGGGGTCAAGAAGTTATACAAGTTTTTAGGTGATATCTCCTATCCGCTCTATATCATTCATTATCCATTTATCTGGATTTTTATGAGCTATGTAGAACTTAATCACCCATCGAATAAGCAAATGGCTGTGATTATTGTTATTGGAATGCTGTTGTTGATTTTTTTATCTTTATTAGTCTTTAACTATTTAGATGAGCCTATTCGGAAATATTACAGTCGGAAACTAAAGTAA